The following are from one region of the Cyanobium gracile PCC 6307 genome:
- a CDS encoding rhodanese-like domain-containing protein translates to MTAPGRRRRGRVVLAATSVAAMAAVGVGLALHGIGVGRGGPAQGASDSVLAGEVGRRYGGLKRLLFPGQPEISVADWLARPKDRPAVLVDVREPHERRVSMLPGAIAKDDFERNSARYRSWLVVPYCTIGLRSGLYTRELRGRGFEVRNLAGSALAWAHAGLPFEAQGKATRRVHVFNADWNLLPRGYEPVVTKAPPASGP, encoded by the coding sequence ATGACGGCCCCGGGCCGGCGCCGGCGGGGGCGCGTGGTCCTCGCCGCCACGAGCGTCGCCGCCATGGCCGCCGTCGGGGTCGGGCTGGCGCTGCACGGGATTGGCGTGGGCCGCGGTGGGCCAGCCCAGGGCGCCTCCGACAGCGTGCTGGCGGGCGAGGTGGGGCGCCGCTACGGGGGCCTGAAGCGTCTGCTGTTTCCCGGCCAGCCGGAGATCTCCGTGGCCGATTGGCTGGCGCGGCCCAAGGACCGGCCGGCGGTGCTGGTCGATGTGCGCGAACCGCACGAACGGCGCGTCTCGATGCTGCCGGGTGCGATCGCCAAGGACGACTTCGAGCGCAACAGCGCCCGCTACCGCAGCTGGCTGGTGGTTCCGTACTGCACCATCGGCCTGCGCAGCGGCCTCTACACCCGTGAGCTCAGGGGCCGGGGCTTCGAGGTGCGCAACCTGGCGGGCAGCGCCCTGGCCTGGGCCCATGCCGGTCTGCCGTTCGAAGCCCAAGGCAAGGCCACCCGCCGGGTGCATGTCTTCAACGCCGACTGGAACCTGCTGCCCCGCGGCTATGAGCCCGTCGTCACGAAGGCACCGCCGGCCAGCGGCCCCTGA
- a CDS encoding cupin domain-containing protein — MTRYVPTDAQQWHPIDVRGVPMQACRLWEGDHNVESGLYRMPQGLTIPRHHHACWCQVFVVQGAMQVQAHGEDPHIIDAGSYYFVEPGDTHTETALEDTLLLVICEEDRPPFRRPPLPSQPLPSHPDP; from the coding sequence ATGACCCGCTACGTCCCCACCGACGCCCAGCAGTGGCACCCGATCGATGTGCGGGGGGTGCCGATGCAGGCCTGCCGCCTCTGGGAAGGCGACCACAACGTGGAATCGGGCCTCTACCGGATGCCGCAGGGCCTGACGATTCCACGCCATCACCATGCCTGTTGGTGCCAGGTGTTCGTGGTGCAGGGTGCGATGCAGGTGCAGGCTCATGGCGAAGATCCCCACATCATCGATGCCGGTAGTTACTACTTCGTGGAGCCCGGCGACACCCACACGGAAACCGCCTTGGAAGACACCCTGCTGCTGGTGATCTGTGAGGAGGATCGGCCGCCGTTCCGCCGCCCGCCGTTACCCAGCCAGCCGTTACCCAGCCACCCGGACCCATGA
- the dcd gene encoding dCTP deaminase has product MSVLGREAILQAIEAGTIGVTPFAPERLGPASLDLTLARTFRVFRKVHEVIEVGENTDYRQLTEKIEVPEGRHILIMPGETVLGITQERLRLGPGLCGWLEGRSRFARLGLMVHISAPFMGPGIDSQQVLEMSNFGPAPLAVHPGTAICQFVFQKLQGIESYTGRFAGQTEDSF; this is encoded by the coding sequence ATGAGCGTTCTCGGCAGAGAGGCGATCCTGCAGGCGATTGAAGCGGGCACGATCGGGGTCACGCCCTTCGCCCCCGAGCGGCTGGGCCCGGCCTCCCTCGACCTCACCCTGGCCCGCACCTTCCGCGTCTTCCGCAAGGTGCATGAGGTGATCGAGGTGGGCGAGAACACCGACTACAGGCAGCTCACCGAGAAGATCGAAGTACCCGAGGGCCGGCACATCCTGATCATGCCGGGCGAGACGGTGCTCGGGATCACCCAGGAGCGGCTGCGCCTCGGCCCCGGCCTCTGCGGCTGGCTGGAGGGCCGCAGCCGTTTCGCGCGGCTGGGCCTGATGGTGCATATCAGCGCCCCCTTCATGGGGCCGGGGATCGACAGCCAGCAGGTGCTGGAGATGAGCAACTTCGGCCCCGCTCCCCTGGCGGTGCATCCCGGCACGGCGATCTGCCAGTTCGTGTTCCAGAAGCTGCAGGGCATCGAGAGCTACACCGGCCGCTTCGCCGGCCAGACGGAAGATTCGTTCTGA
- the ahr gene encoding NADPH-dependent aldehyde reductase Ahr — translation MTAPIQALAAPGAGQPLEPFSYTPGPLGSEEVEIAVESCGICHSDLSMLDNDWGMTAYPFVPGHEVIGRVVALGEHTKRLSIGDRVGLGWFSGSCGACDQCLSGNQNLCLKAEATIVGRHGGFATRVRAAWTWVSPLPDGIDSEKAGPLLCGGITVFNPIVELGIQPTDSVAVIGIGGLGHMALKFLRAWGCDVTAFTTSDSKREEALQLGAHRTLNSRNAEELAQAASSFDFILNTTNANLDWNTYIAALKPKGRLHTVGAVPEPIALAAFPLILGQKSLSGSPLGSPSTTDKMLQFSCRHGIAPTTEFFPMSRVNEALDHLRSGKARYRIVLINDLG, via the coding sequence ATGACCGCACCGATCCAGGCCCTCGCCGCCCCCGGCGCCGGGCAACCGCTTGAGCCCTTCAGCTACACCCCAGGCCCCTTGGGCAGCGAGGAGGTGGAGATCGCCGTCGAGAGCTGCGGCATCTGCCATAGCGATCTCTCCATGCTCGACAACGACTGGGGCATGACCGCCTATCCGTTTGTTCCCGGCCACGAAGTGATCGGGCGGGTGGTCGCCCTCGGGGAGCACACCAAGCGCCTGAGCATCGGTGACCGGGTGGGTCTCGGCTGGTTCTCTGGCAGTTGCGGTGCCTGCGATCAATGCCTCTCCGGCAACCAGAACCTCTGCCTCAAAGCCGAGGCCACCATCGTCGGGCGTCACGGCGGCTTCGCCACACGGGTGCGGGCCGCGTGGACCTGGGTGTCTCCCCTGCCGGACGGGATCGACAGCGAGAAGGCAGGCCCGCTGCTCTGCGGCGGCATCACCGTCTTCAACCCGATCGTGGAGCTCGGCATCCAACCCACCGACAGCGTGGCGGTGATCGGGATCGGCGGGCTGGGTCACATGGCCCTGAAGTTTCTGAGGGCCTGGGGATGCGACGTCACCGCCTTCACCACCAGCGATTCGAAACGGGAGGAAGCGCTTCAGCTGGGCGCCCATCGCACCTTGAACTCCCGCAACGCCGAGGAACTGGCCCAGGCGGCGAGCAGCTTCGACTTCATCCTCAACACCACCAACGCCAACCTCGACTGGAACACCTACATCGCCGCCCTCAAACCCAAGGGCCGGCTGCACACCGTGGGGGCCGTCCCTGAACCGATCGCCCTGGCCGCCTTCCCGCTGATCCTCGGGCAGAAGAGCCTCTCCGGCTCGCCCCTGGGCAGCCCATCCACCACCGACAAGATGCTGCAGTTCAGCTGCCGCCACGGCATCGCCCCCACCACGGAGTTCTTCCCGATGTCGCGGGTCAATGAAGCCCTCGATCACCTGCGCTCCGGCAAAGCCCGCTACCGCATCGTGCTGATCAACGATCTGGGCTGA
- a CDS encoding class I adenylate-forming enzyme family protein, translating into MPYHGPPLAPLVDLTRLLEAGLGGDPAAPALQDLDHSLSWAELDRQAEQLARAYQRLGLQRGDRLASLIPNRVELVVHYLAGLRSGLVLTPLNYRYVPPEIDHALTVSGAAALVFHGERLADVQASAVAGQLPRGCHRIDDPSGFEPLLAAAPTAGDDPPWPVLAGDEPSFIYFTSGSTGRPKGVTHSRASFAAVLTSLIQASELRAGEEVLAGSSLAHIASSALVLAALAAGASAAIASRIDAATVETLLRRHRPSVLLMLPAALFELVRDARLLPTDLGSVRLCISGGDKVPHQLQEEFRRAAGFGIDECFGMSEIGYTTLAPPSGPNRIGSVGRLCPGFSASLRHEDGTEVAQGEQGRLWIQAPSMMVGYWDNPQATADTIQQGWLDSGDEMRVDADGFFWFCGRRKQIIVHDSSNICPQEVEEALSEHPAVDLVGVIGIQDPVHGENVRAYLTLRHDQPAPSEAELIAFARARVGYKAPEEICVLEELPLTPVGKTDRLALRRLATDGLHDG; encoded by the coding sequence ATGCCATACCACGGTCCGCCCCTGGCCCCACTGGTCGACCTGACCCGCCTCCTGGAGGCCGGCCTGGGGGGCGATCCGGCGGCACCGGCGCTGCAGGATCTGGACCACAGCCTCAGCTGGGCCGAGCTCGACCGGCAGGCGGAGCAGCTGGCCCGGGCCTACCAGCGGCTGGGCCTGCAGCGGGGTGACCGGCTCGCCTCCCTGATCCCCAACCGGGTGGAGCTGGTCGTCCATTACCTGGCCGGCCTGCGCAGCGGCCTGGTGCTCACCCCCCTCAACTACCGCTATGTGCCCCCGGAGATCGACCATGCGCTGACGGTGAGCGGCGCCGCGGCCCTGGTGTTCCACGGCGAACGGCTGGCCGATGTGCAGGCCAGCGCCGTGGCGGGCCAGCTGCCCCGCGGCTGCCACCGCATTGACGATCCTTCCGGTTTCGAGCCCCTGCTCGCCGCGGCCCCCACCGCCGGCGACGATCCGCCCTGGCCTGTGCTGGCCGGCGATGAGCCCTCCTTCATTTATTTCACCTCCGGCAGCACCGGCCGGCCCAAGGGCGTGACCCACAGTCGGGCCAGCTTCGCCGCCGTGCTCACCTCCCTGATCCAGGCCAGCGAACTGCGGGCCGGGGAGGAGGTGCTGGCCGGCAGCTCCCTGGCCCACATCGCCTCTTCGGCCCTCGTCCTGGCGGCACTGGCCGCCGGCGCCTCCGCCGCGATCGCCAGCCGCATCGATGCAGCCACCGTGGAAACCCTGCTGCGGCGCCACCGGCCCTCGGTGCTGCTGATGCTGCCCGCCGCCCTGTTCGAGCTGGTGCGGGATGCACGGCTGCTGCCGACGGATCTGGGCTCGGTGCGTCTCTGCATCAGCGGCGGCGACAAGGTGCCCCATCAGCTGCAGGAGGAGTTCCGCCGGGCCGCCGGCTTCGGCATCGACGAATGCTTCGGCATGAGCGAGATCGGCTACACCACCCTGGCGCCCCCCTCCGGCCCGAACCGGATCGGCTCCGTCGGCCGGCTCTGCCCGGGGTTCAGCGCCAGCCTGCGTCACGAGGATGGCACCGAGGTGGCCCAAGGCGAGCAGGGACGCCTCTGGATTCAGGCGCCTTCGATGATGGTGGGCTACTGGGACAACCCCCAGGCCACCGCCGACACCATCCAGCAGGGCTGGCTCGACAGCGGCGATGAGATGCGGGTCGACGCCGACGGCTTCTTCTGGTTCTGCGGCCGCCGCAAGCAGATCATCGTCCACGACAGCTCCAACATCTGCCCCCAGGAGGTGGAGGAGGCGCTCTCTGAACATCCGGCCGTGGATCTGGTGGGGGTGATCGGCATCCAGGACCCGGTGCACGGCGAGAACGTGCGCGCTTACCTGACCCTCCGCCACGACCAGCCTGCCCCCAGCGAAGCCGAACTGATCGCCTTTGCCCGGGCCCGGGTGGGTTACAAGGCGCCGGAGGAGATCTGCGTGCTCGAGGAGCTGCCCCTCACCCCGGTGGGCAAGACCGACCGGCTGGCCCTGCGGCGGCTGGCGACGGATGGGCTGCATGACGGTTGA
- a CDS encoding type II toxin-antitoxin system HicA family toxin: MGSTPVLKSSEVADILRRLGFDVVRQRGSHLQFRDARGRCTTNLTLVP; the protein is encoded by the coding sequence GTGGGCTCAACCCCCGTCCTCAAGTCTTCCGAGGTGGCGGACATCCTTCGGAGACTGGGCTTCGATGTGGTTCGTCAACGCGGCTCCCATCTGCAGTTTCGTGATGCTCGCGGACGCTGCACCACGAACCTCACGCTCGTTCCTTAG
- a CDS encoding type II toxin-antitoxin system HicB family antitoxin: MRTFSAVIERCADTGLLVGYVPGFPGAHSQGEALDELQANLQEVIAMLLEDGEPALESDFVGLQQIVVPA, from the coding sequence GTGCGCACGTTCTCCGCCGTCATCGAGCGCTGTGCGGACACGGGACTGCTTGTGGGCTACGTCCCTGGCTTCCCTGGCGCCCACAGCCAGGGGGAGGCCCTCGACGAACTGCAGGCCAACCTCCAGGAGGTGATCGCCATGCTCCTCGAGGACGGCGAGCCGGCCCTCGAGAGCGACTTCGTGGGCCTGCAGCAGATCGTGGTGCCGGCCTGA
- a CDS encoding type II toxin-antitoxin system PemK/MazF family toxin codes for MSPRRAVHGWVPDRGDVIWIDHNPQAGREMKDHHPFAVLSTASFHSTVGLVVGCAMTTAPYNRGYTLAVDLGPIPDRPGSHSYVLCQQLKSFDWRARGARPHPIGRLSDSHLEEAVAIVGQILGFVV; via the coding sequence GTGAGTCCCCGCCGTGCCGTCCATGGTTGGGTTCCCGATCGCGGCGATGTGATCTGGATCGACCACAACCCCCAGGCCGGCCGCGAGATGAAGGATCACCATCCCTTTGCGGTGCTCTCCACCGCTTCCTTCCATTCCACCGTGGGCCTGGTGGTGGGCTGCGCGATGACCACAGCTCCTTACAACCGTGGCTACACCCTTGCTGTGGACCTGGGCCCCATCCCCGATCGGCCGGGTTCCCACAGTTATGTGCTCTGCCAGCAGCTCAAATCCTTCGACTGGCGCGCCAGGGGCGCTCGCCCGCATCCGATCGGGCGACTGAGCGACTCCCACCTGGAGGAGGCGGTGGCGATTGTGGGACAGATCCTTGGGTTTGTCGTCTGA
- a CDS encoding AbrB/MazE/SpoVT family DNA-binding domain-containing protein — protein MAATPSRQALRRWGNSLGIRLPASIAREAQLQVDQAVELSVVEGGVMIRPVQHRLSLAERLAAYEPMAGEPTEAMAFRPVGAEVVE, from the coding sequence ATGGCTGCCACCCCTTCCCGCCAGGCCCTGCGCCGCTGGGGCAACAGCCTCGGCATCCGGTTGCCCGCTTCCATCGCCCGTGAGGCTCAGCTTCAGGTGGATCAGGCCGTGGAACTCTCCGTTGTGGAGGGAGGCGTGATGATCCGGCCGGTGCAGCATCGTCTGTCTCTGGCCGAACGTCTGGCGGCGTACGAGCCCATGGCTGGCGAACCCACGGAGGCCATGGCCTTCCGTCCGGTGGGGGCTGAGGTCGTCGAGTGA
- a CDS encoding HepT-like ribonuclease domain-containing protein codes for MTDGSSPLLDDLLAALERDSSKSQPLLQDPSQVDSELGRDLLDVICMQFLAIGEALKRFERQWPGLLQAEFPSVDWKGAMGFRDVIAHQYFDLDSEQVLLICEQSLPQRIAAVRALRQSQ; via the coding sequence ATGACGGATGGCTCCAGCCCGTTGCTGGATGACCTTCTGGCTGCCCTTGAACGTGACAGTAGCAAGAGTCAGCCTCTCTTGCAGGATCCCTCACAAGTCGATTCGGAACTGGGACGAGATCTGCTTGACGTGATCTGCATGCAGTTCCTGGCGATCGGAGAGGCTCTCAAACGTTTCGAACGCCAGTGGCCTGGGCTTCTGCAGGCTGAATTCCCTTCGGTGGATTGGAAGGGAGCCATGGGATTTCGCGATGTGATCGCCCATCAGTACTTCGATCTCGACAGTGAACAGGTGTTGCTGATCTGTGAGCAATCCCTGCCTCAACGGATCGCGGCTGTTCGGGCTTTGCGGCAGAGCCAATGA
- a CDS encoding nucleotidyltransferase family protein: MASSSPRTEQVLSTLRLHRGDWQKRFHVVDIGVFGSVARGDARPDSDVDVWVRLDPLTPYALVHLKQELETLLSTSVDVVLLRERMNPSLKQRILAEGLQP; this comes from the coding sequence ATGGCCAGCTCCAGCCCACGGACCGAACAGGTGCTCAGCACCCTGCGGCTCCATCGTGGCGACTGGCAAAAGCGCTTCCACGTCGTGGATATCGGCGTCTTTGGCTCGGTGGCCCGCGGCGACGCCCGTCCCGACAGCGATGTCGACGTGTGGGTGCGGCTGGATCCGCTCACCCCCTATGCCCTGGTGCACCTCAAGCAGGAGCTGGAAACGTTGCTGAGCACCTCTGTGGATGTGGTTCTCTTGCGCGAGCGCATGAACCCCTCCCTCAAGCAGCGCATCCTCGCCGAAGGCCTGCAGCCATGA
- a CDS encoding HepT-like ribonuclease domain-containing protein, producing the protein MQLCFSKVLRYSQGLTRQHFLADEMLVDAVLRNLEVLGEAAKQIPPGVRERHPQVPWRRIAGLRDVLAHAYFGLEEDTIWQIVSESIPALADQLVQVIEAEL; encoded by the coding sequence ATGCAGCTGTGCTTCTCCAAAGTGCTCCGATACAGCCAGGGACTCACCCGGCAGCACTTTCTTGCTGACGAGATGTTGGTTGACGCCGTACTCCGCAACCTGGAGGTTCTTGGTGAAGCGGCGAAGCAGATCCCGCCGGGGGTCCGTGAGCGGCACCCCCAGGTGCCTTGGCGACGCATTGCTGGCCTCCGCGATGTTCTGGCGCATGCCTACTTCGGCCTGGAAGAAGACACCATCTGGCAGATTGTTTCCGAGAGCATTCCAGCCCTGGCTGACCAGTTGGTCCAAGTGATTGAGGCTGAGCTTTGA
- a CDS encoding nucleotidyltransferase family protein, whose protein sequence is MGPELLALTAAHGGQDLRVFGSVIHGAAGLQSDVDLLVDVPSSPSFEQYMDLKLALEDLLSARVDLVTRRGLRPELRQRIEQEAIPLA, encoded by the coding sequence ATGGGCCCTGAGCTGCTCGCGCTCACAGCCGCCCACGGTGGCCAGGATCTTCGCGTTTTCGGCTCTGTGATCCACGGGGCGGCAGGGCTGCAGAGCGACGTGGACCTCCTGGTGGATGTCCCCTCCAGCCCCAGTTTTGAGCAGTACATGGACCTCAAGCTGGCGCTGGAAGACCTGCTCAGCGCCCGGGTGGACCTGGTGACGCGCCGTGGTCTTCGCCCTGAACTTCGGCAGCGGATCGAGCAGGAGGCCATTCCTCTTGCCTGA
- a CDS encoding addiction module protein, with the protein MSDLLQLPQNERLALAIALWDSLDDQSRDGALPVDPPLRAELDRRWATHRDNPEAAVPWDEVRSQLGLG; encoded by the coding sequence ATGTCTGACCTGCTGCAACTGCCCCAGAACGAGCGGCTGGCCCTGGCGATCGCCCTATGGGACAGCCTCGATGACCAGTCCCGAGATGGGGCGCTGCCGGTCGACCCTCCCCTCCGCGCCGAGCTCGACCGGCGCTGGGCGACCCATCGCGACAACCCCGAAGCGGCTGTGCCCTGGGATGAGGTGCGGAGCCAGCTCGGCCTCGGCTGA
- a CDS encoding type II toxin-antitoxin system VapC family toxin, whose amino-acid sequence MASAANGLLVIDTDVLIDYLRDQPLAVAFLEGCDQPLAASVVSIAELYVGVREGVERQRLDAFVSAFEVLPLEKEAAMKAGLLRRQYGRSHGTGLADALIAASVQAGGATLATLNRRHFPMLANVLVPYAKGG is encoded by the coding sequence ATGGCGTCCGCCGCGAACGGCTTGCTCGTCATCGACACGGATGTCTTGATCGACTATCTCCGCGATCAGCCCCTGGCGGTGGCGTTCCTGGAAGGCTGCGATCAGCCCCTGGCGGCCTCTGTGGTGTCGATCGCTGAGCTGTACGTGGGTGTGCGCGAGGGGGTGGAGCGCCAGCGGTTGGATGCCTTTGTGTCGGCCTTCGAAGTGCTGCCGCTGGAGAAGGAGGCGGCGATGAAGGCGGGGCTGTTGCGCCGTCAGTACGGCCGCAGCCATGGCACGGGCCTCGCGGATGCCCTGATTGCCGCGAGTGTGCAGGCTGGCGGAGCAACTCTGGCCACGCTCAATCGGCGCCATTTCCCGATGCTGGCCAATGTGCTGGTTCCCTATGCGAAGGGAGGGTGA
- a CDS encoding CopG family transcriptional regulator has protein sequence MQRTQIYLSEPERQGLLALAQRSGRSQSALIREAIDRFLENKQPEERLAKLRQGRGLWAAGPGPLDGLKLRQELDRIPPEGG, from the coding sequence ATGCAACGCACCCAGATCTACCTGTCGGAGCCGGAGCGGCAAGGCCTGTTGGCCCTGGCCCAACGCAGCGGACGCAGCCAGAGCGCCCTGATCCGTGAAGCCATCGATCGCTTTCTGGAGAACAAACAGCCTGAAGAGCGGCTCGCCAAGCTTCGACAGGGAAGGGGCCTCTGGGCAGCCGGACCTGGTCCGCTGGATGGGCTGAAGTTGCGCCAGGAACTTGACCGCATCCCCCCCGAAGGCGGCTGA
- a CDS encoding HNH endonuclease translates to MHGQPPGVYTIHRRHGQSRTTGRDGCNRLTPTPEGIPSGAPAGRAAQNQTWPGHPAAASGNGAYSLIGGDELSDAERDALQQLCRQRHDAFREQRGEEVFAHRSRNRTPISGSVKYRVLTRARGRCECCGTHEHQRALEVDHIVPKNQGGSDAISNLQAICFRGVQASYAHRKAGCVFCAQEGSGRVRIKRTVWRAHRRADAWGR, encoded by the coding sequence TTGCATGGCCAACCGCCTGGTGTATACACCATACACCGCAGGCATGGACAATCACGAACGACTGGCCGTGATGGCTGCAACCGCCTCACGCCCACACCAGAAGGGATCCCATCAGGGGCGCCTGCCGGCCGGGCCGCCCAAAACCAAACCTGGCCCGGTCACCCGGCAGCCGCCAGCGGCAACGGCGCCTACAGCCTGATCGGCGGCGACGAGCTGAGCGACGCCGAGCGCGACGCGCTGCAGCAGCTGTGCCGCCAGCGCCACGATGCCTTCCGCGAGCAGCGCGGCGAGGAGGTGTTTGCCCACCGCTCGCGAAACCGCACCCCGATCAGCGGTTCAGTGAAATACCGGGTTCTCACCCGCGCCCGGGGCCGCTGCGAGTGCTGCGGCACGCATGAGCACCAGCGGGCCCTGGAGGTGGACCACATCGTCCCAAAAAACCAGGGCGGCTCCGACGCCATCAGCAACCTGCAGGCGATCTGCTTCCGCGGTGTACAGGCCAGCTACGCCCACCGCAAAGCGGGCTGCGTGTTCTGCGCGCAGGAGGGCAGCGGCCGGGTGCGGATCAAGCGCACAGTATGGAGAGCCCATCGCCGAGCGGATGCTTGGGGTCGCTAA
- a CDS encoding DUF4926 domain-containing protein: MFVLHQTVALTHDIPDSGLQLGDLGAVVAIHDPENVEVEFVAASGRTQSLLTLSSSSLRAIGDQDLIAVRSLATAKP, encoded by the coding sequence ATGTTCGTCTTGCACCAGACAGTTGCTCTCACCCACGACATACCTGATTCTGGTCTGCAGTTGGGCGATCTCGGTGCTGTCGTAGCAATTCACGATCCTGAAAATGTCGAGGTTGAGTTTGTCGCTGCATCGGGACGCACCCAATCGCTGTTGACGCTTTCAAGCAGCAGCCTCCGAGCGATTGGTGATCAGGATCTGATCGCTGTGCGTTCATTGGCTACGGCCAAGCCTTGA
- a CDS encoding DUF6883 domain-containing protein, with protein sequence MGESWLGCDGGWHWWKRSPGDHPGPQMLPHADHAIVDEAKICDYLLSDTHPVGRFKARVFRSLGYTVESWTRLRDDLLHHGQTGTVQRIEMSAYGMKVVISATLKGPNGSARPFRTVWLIPDHSNQPRLVTAFPE encoded by the coding sequence ATGGGGGAATCCTGGCTGGGGTGTGACGGGGGGTGGCACTGGTGGAAGAGAAGCCCCGGCGATCACCCTGGCCCACAAATGCTCCCCCATGCAGACCACGCGATCGTTGATGAAGCCAAGATCTGCGACTATCTGCTCTCAGACACGCATCCAGTTGGTCGTTTCAAGGCCAGGGTCTTTCGTTCACTCGGCTACACCGTTGAATCCTGGACACGACTCCGTGATGATCTGCTCCACCATGGCCAGACTGGGACGGTTCAGCGGATCGAGATGAGCGCCTACGGGATGAAAGTAGTCATCAGTGCTACGTTGAAAGGCCCGAATGGATCAGCCAGACCATTCAGAACGGTCTGGCTGATCCCCGATCACTCCAATCAGCCAAGGCTCGTCACCGCATTTCCGGAGTAA